One Gossypium raimondii isolate GPD5lz chromosome 3, ASM2569854v1, whole genome shotgun sequence genomic window carries:
- the LOC105797302 gene encoding 3-oxo-Delta(4,5)-steroid 5-beta-reductase, with protein sequence MSWWWAGAIGAAKKKLEEDETPKSFQSVALVVGVTGIVGNSLAEILPLSDTPGGPWKVYGVARRPRPHWHAEHRIEYIQCDVSDPKDTESKLSQLTDVTHIFYVSWVNRTTETDNCEINGSMLRNVLHTLILNAPNLRHICLQTGAKHYVGSFEYITSGKIEPHDPPFTEDLPRLNTPNFFYVQEDILLQEIEKKQGLTWSVHRPNTIFGFSPYSLMNIVGTLCVYAAICKYEGKPLLFPGNKVTWESYSEVSDADLIAEHQIWAAVDPYAKNEAFNVNNGDIFKWKHLWKVLAEQFGIEKYGLEEGKNVGLKEMMKGKESVWEKIVNEKGLQKTRLEEVGFWWFVDILLSMMPMESPILCMNKSKEHGFLGFRNSKSSLITWIDKMKAFKIVP encoded by the exons ATGAGCTGGTGGTGGGCTGGTGCCATTGGCGCTGCTAAG AAGAAACTCGAGGAAGATGAAACACCCAAAAGTTTCCAGAGCGTTGCGTTGGTAGTCGGAGTGACCGGCATTGTTGGCAACAGCTTGGCTGAAATCCTTCCATTATCCGACACCCCTGGCGGTCCATGGAAAGTTTACGGGGTGGCTCGTCGCCCAAGGCCTCATTGGCACGCCGAGCATCGGATCGAGTACATTCAGTGTGACGTCTCCGATCCCAAGGACACCGAATCCAAGCTCTCCCAACTCACCGATGTCACACACATCTTCTACGTCAGCTGGGTCAATCGAACCACTGAGACCGATAACTGTGAAATCAACGGTTCGATGCTCCGCAACGTGTTGCATACCTTGATCCTGAACGCACCCAATCTCCGCCATATCTGCCTCCAAACCGGAGCCAAGCATTACGTGGGATCGTTCGAGTACATAACGTCGGGGAAAATCGAACCGCATGATCCACCTTTTACCGAAGATTTGCCACGCTTAAATACTCCCAACTTTTTCTACGTCCAAGAAGACATCCTCTTACAAGAAATCGAGAAAAAACAAGGATTAACATGGTCGGTACACCGACCCAATACTATATTTGGGTTTTCGCCTTACAGTTTGATGAACATCGTCGGAACCCTTTGCGTTTACGCCGCCATTTGTAAATACGAAGGGAAACCATTACTGTTCCCAGGAAACAAAGTCACATGGGAAAGTTATTCGGAAGTTTCGGATGCGGATTTGATCGCGGAGCATCAGATATGGGCGGCGGTGGATCCGTACGCCAAGAACGAAGCATTTAACGTGAACAATGGGGATATTTTCAAGTGGAAGCATTTGTGGAAAGTGTTAGCGGAGCAGTTTGGGATAGAGAAATATGGGTTGGAGGAAGGGAAGAATGTAGGGTTGAAGGAGATGATGAAAGGGAAGGAAAGTGTGTGGGAAAAGATAGTGAATGAGAAGGGGTTGCAGAAGACGAGGTTGGAGGAGGTTGGGTTTTGGTGGTTCGTGGATATCCTGTTGTCGATGATGCCGATGGAGTCGCCGATATTGTGTATGAATAAGAGTAAGGAGCATGGGTTTTTGGGTTTCCGGAATTCCAAGAGTTCTTTAATCACTTGGATTGATAAGATGAAGGCTTTCAAGATTGTGCCTTGA